The proteins below are encoded in one region of Hordeum vulgare subsp. vulgare chromosome 3H, MorexV3_pseudomolecules_assembly, whole genome shotgun sequence:
- the LOC123439329 gene encoding uncharacterized protein LOC123439329 translates to MAMLKKNRSALWCGSVAAVMVIMATTLLLSSCDAHKEINESGALFVPASCYSNYFPHCTDHRCKKFCGGVQAPPVPGAFCNDRSNCCCPVS, encoded by the exons ATGGCCATGCTGAAGAAGAACAGGAGCGCCCTCTGGTGCGGCTCCGTGGCCGCTGTCATGGTGATCATGGCTACCACCCTCCTTCTCTCCTCGTGTGATGCCCACAAAGAG ATCAATGAGTCTGGTGCTCTTTTTGTGCCGGCGTCGTGCTACTCCAACTACTTCCCACACTGCACCGACCACCGGTGCAAGAAGTTCTGCGGCGGCGTGCAGGCGCCCCCGGTGCCCGGAGCCTTCTGCAACGACAGAAGCAACTGCTGCTGCCCCGTTAGTTGA